One segment of Salvelinus alpinus chromosome 1, SLU_Salpinus.1, whole genome shotgun sequence DNA contains the following:
- the LOC139579499 gene encoding uncharacterized protein, whose translation MAELETECITLGLDTLHASECGSPPLDPLRPECTSPTLHLLSSDCSTPTLGTLAAEIAEPMVMLPCVKTEPADDLDPIRTVDLSEIQPLSTAELGHEQIKMEISGLDYIKSEHHVHDLHCFHSSEYESDSYSMKSHYEPSLVFDYITHVSDSLDYIRSEQHADLQCYYTTELGAIKTEYEPNLMSSHIKTEMSLESIHMAELWTELNKLSYDGVMEGHRLDNEFPGAGGLYELQSTHAGKGPGPGHTKPCTGIHEKIHSGVRPFGCTQCGKSFGRLGHLKAHQQIHPGERPFDCLQCGKKFSQSGHLKAHEQIHKRERSDMSSSSSSSSGGSSSRSTDSS comes from the coding sequence ATggcagagttagagacagagtgcATTACGCTAGGACTCGACACGCTGCATGCATCAGAGTGTGGCTCGCCACCGCTGGATCCACTTCGGCCTGAGTGCACTTCGCCAACCCTCCACCTGCTCTCGTCCGACTGCAGTACGCCCACGCTCGGCACGCTAGCGGCAGAAATCGCAGAGCCCATGGTCATGCTGCCCTGCGTGAAGACTGAGCCCGCAGACGACCTGGACCCCATCCGCACCGTGGACCTGTCAGAGATCCAGCCACTGAGCACGGCGGAGCTGGGCCACGAACAGATCAAGATGGAGATCAGTGGGTTGGACTACATCAAGTCTGAGCACCACGTCCATGACCTCCACTGCTTCCACAGCTCCGAGTACGAGAGCGACTCGTATTCTATGAAGTCTCACTACGAGCCCAGCCTGGTGTTCGACTACATCACCCACGTGTCCGACAGCCTGGACTACATCAGGTCAGAGCAGCACGCTGACCTGCAGTGTTATTACACCACCGAGCTCGGGGCCATCAAGACTGAGTACGAGCCCAACCTGATGTCCAGCCACATCAAGACCGAAATGAGCCTAGAGTCCATCCACATGGCCGAGCTCTGGACTGAGCTAAACAAGCTCAGCTATGACGGGGTTATGGAAGGCCATAGGCTGGACAACGAGTTCCCTGGCGCAGGAGGCCTCTACGAGCTGCAGTCCACCCATGCTGGCAAAGGCCCAGGCCCAGGCCACACTAAACCATGTACTGGAATTCACGAGAAGATACATTCCGGGGTGAGGCCATTCGGCTGCACACAGTGCGGTAAGAGCTTTGGCCGTTTGGGACATCTTAAAGCACACCAGCAAATCCACCCTGGGGAGAGACCTTTCGACTGCCTCCAGTGTGGGAAGAAATTCAGCCAGTCAGGCCATCTCAAAGCTCACGAGCAAATTCACAAAAGAGAAAGATCAGACATGAGCagctccagcagcagcagcagcggtggCAGCAGCAGCCGCAGTACTGATAGTAGCTAA
- the LOC139579492 gene encoding uncharacterized protein — MAELETECITLGLDTLHASECGSPPLDPLRPECTSPTLHLLSSDCSTPTLGTLAAEIAEPMVMLPCVKTEPADDLDPIRTVDLSEIQPLSTAELGHEQIKMEISGLDYIKSEHHVHDLHCFHSSEYESDSYSMKSHYEPSLVFDYITHVSDSLDYIRSEQHADLQCYYTTELGAIKTEYEPNLMSSHIKTEMSLESIHMAELWTELNKLSYDGVMEGHRLDNEFPGAGGLYELQSTHAGKGPGPGHTKPCTGIHEKIHSGVRPFGCTQCGKSFGRLGHLKAHQQIHPGERPFDCLQCGKKFSQSGHLKAHEQIHKRERSDMSSSSSSSSGGSSSRSTDSS; from the coding sequence ATggcagagttagagacagagtgcATTACGCTAGGACTCGACACGCTGCATGCATCAGAGTGTGGCTCGCCACCGCTGGATCCACTTCGGCCTGAGTGCACTTCGCCAACCCTCCACCTGCTCTCGTCCGACTGCAGTACGCCCACGCTCGGCACGCTAGCGGCAGAAATCGCAGAGCCCATGGTCATGCTGCCCTGCGTGAAGACTGAGCCCGCAGACGACCTGGACCCCATCCGCACCGTGGACCTGTCAGAGATCCAGCCACTGAGCACGGCGGAGCTGGGCCACGAACAGATCAAGATGGAGATCAGTGGGTTGGACTACATCAAGTCTGAGCACCACGTCCATGACCTCCACTGCTTCCACAGCTCCGAGTACGAGAGCGACTCGTATTCTATGAAGTCTCACTACGAGCCCAGCCTGGTGTTCGACTACATCACCCACGTGTCCGACAGCCTGGACTACATCAGGTCAGAGCAGCACGCTGACCTGCAGTGTTATTACACCACCGAGCTCGGGGCCATCAAGACTGAGTACGAGCCCAACCTGATGTCCAGCCACATCAAGACCGAAATGAGCCTAGAGTCCATCCACATGGCCGAGCTCTGGACTGAGCTAAACAAGCTCAGCTATGACGGGGTTATGGAAGGCCATAGGCTGGACAACGAGTTCCCTGGCGCAGGAGGCCTCTACGAGCTGCAGTCCACCCATGCTGGCAAAGGCCCAGGCCCAGGCCACACTAAACCATGTACTGGAATTCACGAGAAGATACATTCCGGGGTGAGGCCATTCGGCTGCACACAGTGCGGTAAGAGCTTTGGCCGTTTGGGACATCTTAAAGCACACCAGCAAATCCACCCTGGGGAGAGACCTTTCGACTGCCTCCAGTGTGGGAAGAAATTCAGCCAGTCAGGCCATCTCAAAGCACACGAGCAAATTCACAAAAGAGAAAGATCAGACATGAGCagctccagcagcagcagcagcggtggCAGCAGCAGCCGCAGTACTGATAGTAGCTAA